In Streptomyces sp. NBC_01551, one DNA window encodes the following:
- a CDS encoding 6-phosphofructokinase gives MKVGVLTGGGDCPGLNAVIRAVVRKGVQEYAYEFVGFKDGWRGAIEGDTVPLGIPNVRGILPRGGTILGSSRTNPFKQENGVRQIKENLAKYEVEALVAIGGEDTLGVAARLYEEYGIPCVGVPKTIDNDLSGTDYTFGFDTAVGIATEAIDRLHTTAESHMRVLVVEVMGRHAGWIALHSGLAGGANVILIPEQRFDLDKVCAWVTSRFKASYAPIVVVAEGAMPKDGELVLKDATTDSFGHVRLSGVGEWLAKEIEARTGKEARTTVLGHIQRGGTPSAYDRWLATRFGLHAVDAVREGDFGKMVALKGTDIVRVPIQEATAKLKTVDPALYEEVGVFFG, from the coding sequence ATGAAGGTCGGAGTGCTGACGGGCGGCGGCGACTGCCCCGGGCTCAACGCGGTGATCCGGGCCGTCGTGCGCAAGGGCGTACAGGAGTACGCGTACGAGTTCGTCGGCTTCAAGGACGGCTGGCGCGGCGCGATCGAGGGCGACACCGTCCCGCTCGGCATCCCCAACGTCCGCGGGATCCTGCCGCGCGGCGGAACGATCCTCGGCTCCTCGCGCACGAACCCCTTCAAGCAGGAGAACGGGGTCCGGCAGATCAAGGAGAACCTCGCCAAGTACGAGGTCGAGGCGCTCGTCGCGATCGGCGGCGAGGACACCCTGGGCGTCGCGGCCCGGCTGTACGAGGAGTACGGCATCCCCTGCGTCGGCGTCCCCAAGACCATCGACAACGACCTGTCGGGCACGGACTACACCTTCGGCTTCGACACCGCCGTCGGCATCGCCACCGAGGCCATCGACCGGCTGCACACCACAGCCGAGTCGCACATGCGGGTGCTGGTCGTCGAGGTCATGGGCCGGCACGCCGGCTGGATCGCCCTGCACTCGGGACTCGCGGGCGGCGCCAACGTCATCCTCATCCCGGAGCAGCGCTTCGACCTGGACAAGGTGTGCGCCTGGGTGACCTCCCGGTTCAAGGCGAGCTACGCGCCGATCGTGGTCGTCGCGGAGGGCGCGATGCCGAAGGACGGGGAGCTGGTGCTCAAGGACGCCACCACGGACTCCTTCGGGCACGTCCGGCTCTCGGGCGTGGGCGAGTGGCTGGCCAAGGAGATCGAGGCGCGGACCGGCAAGGAGGCCCGCACGACCGTGCTCGGGCACATCCAGCGGGGCGGCACGCCGAGCGCGTACGACCGGTGGCTGGCCACCCGGTTCGGGCTGCACGCGGTCGACGCGGTGCGGGAGGGCGACTTCGGGAAGATGGTCGCGCTGAAGGGGACGGACATCGTCCGGGTGCCGATCCAGGAGGCCACGGCGAAGCTCAAGACGGTCGACCCGGCGCTGTACGAGGAGGTCGGGGTGTTCTTCGGCTGA
- a CDS encoding response regulator transcription factor has protein sequence MVVDDHPMWRDAVARDLAAAGFDVVATAGDGPEAVRRARAAAPHVLVLDLNLPGMPGVQVCKELVGANPALRVLVLSASGEHADVLEAVKSGATGYLLKSAGAQELIDAVRRTAAGDPVFTPGLAGLVLGEYRRLATDPAPAAPDEPKAPQLTDRETEVLRLVAKGLSYKQIAERLVISHRTVQNHVQNTLGKLQLHNRVELVRYAIERGLDDA, from the coding sequence ATGGTCGTCGACGACCACCCGATGTGGCGGGACGCGGTCGCCCGCGACCTGGCCGCCGCCGGCTTCGACGTGGTCGCCACCGCCGGCGACGGCCCCGAGGCGGTCCGCCGGGCCCGCGCCGCCGCCCCGCACGTGCTGGTCCTCGACCTCAACCTGCCCGGCATGCCCGGCGTCCAGGTCTGCAAGGAGCTGGTCGGCGCCAACCCGGCGCTGCGGGTCCTCGTCCTCTCCGCGAGCGGGGAGCACGCCGACGTCCTGGAGGCGGTCAAGTCCGGCGCGACCGGCTACCTCCTGAAGTCCGCCGGCGCGCAGGAGCTGATCGACGCGGTCCGCCGCACCGCCGCGGGCGACCCGGTGTTCACCCCGGGCCTGGCCGGGCTGGTTCTCGGCGAGTACCGGCGCCTGGCCACCGACCCGGCGCCCGCCGCGCCCGACGAGCCGAAGGCGCCGCAGCTGACCGACCGCGAGACCGAGGTGCTGCGCCTGGTGGCCAAGGGGCTCTCGTACAAGCAGATCGCGGAGCGGCTGGTCATCTCCCACCGCACGGTCCAGAACCACGTCCAGAACACCCTGGGCAAGCTCCAGTTGCACAACCGGGTGGAGCTCGTCCGGTACGCCATAGAGCGCGGCCTCGACGACGCGTAG